In one window of Coprobacter tertius DNA:
- a CDS encoding HAD family hydrolase: MKKLVIFDLDGTLLNTIDDLAVSTNFALSCCGFPEHKVSQYKYFVGNGIAKLFERALPENERNEQNIARMRMYFLEHYTVNNTCHTVPYDGIPDLLRSLADQDVKLAVASNKYQQGTEKLIDYYFGDIPFIAVLGQREGVPVKPDPVIIEEILGVAGISRDETLYTGDSGVDMQTAKNAGVESVGVTWGFRSKGELLENGACHVVDYPGELLKYMSERL, from the coding sequence ATGAAAAAACTGGTTATTTTCGATCTCGATGGTACGTTATTGAATACGATCGATGATTTAGCTGTGAGTACGAATTTTGCTTTATCTTGTTGTGGATTTCCAGAGCACAAGGTGTCGCAGTATAAATATTTCGTTGGTAACGGAATTGCGAAGTTATTTGAAAGAGCACTTCCGGAAAATGAACGAAATGAGCAGAATATCGCTCGTATGAGAATGTATTTTCTTGAACATTATACGGTTAATAATACCTGCCATACGGTTCCTTACGATGGAATACCCGATTTACTGCGTTCGCTTGCAGATCAAGATGTGAAACTGGCGGTGGCTTCTAATAAATATCAGCAGGGAACAGAGAAGTTAATCGATTATTATTTTGGTGATATTCCTTTTATTGCTGTGTTGGGACAACGTGAAGGGGTACCGGTAAAACCCGATCCGGTTATTATAGAAGAGATACTCGGGGTTGCGGGGATATCTCGAGATGAAACTCTTTATACCGGAGATTCAGGTGTCGATATGCAAACGGCTAAAAATGCAGGAGTTGAATCGGTAGGAGTGACTTGGGGATTTCGATCGAAAGGTGAACTTCTCGAAAACGGGGCTTGTCATGTTGTTGATTATCCCGGGGAATTATTAAAATATATGAGTGAGCGATTGTAA